In Plectropomus leopardus isolate mb chromosome 20, YSFRI_Pleo_2.0, whole genome shotgun sequence, one DNA window encodes the following:
- the LOC121960094 gene encoding serine/threonine-protein kinase pim-2-like, translating into MDGSKQEPKTFYFPVFGQPRAADFTFKLDSIVEDVRETRSKRKASTEEGPSEKKLRGNIETKTSSPFMTVYEDASVRGNKRRADETEEEHPNKKLRAGNDTSITESSSGVSKSVRVKRRRRWARSDTNRSSKTSSSRSLKICTSCSSSSSEKEEGYDLSFAVKTNKAEFEGTYYELSQLGRGGFGSVYEGYRIKDMTPVAIKHIPMELVEYKEVLQDGKVFKVIDEVALMVKAAGGAESAGTSAAISLLDCFALEEELILVMERPTPSMDLRRYCSAKGGYLQEDEAKIIMKQMVDAALDMHENGVFHRDIKLVNVLVETGSAVPRVRVIDFGCGCLVTDGYYHRYSGTFTKAPPEWFLEKQYQAEPTTVWQLGALLYDLLDHQDTFKTSVYLRSGIDICPNLTTNCKDFLKKCLTEDPDWRATLLQLKYHPWLCDGRPR; encoded by the exons ATGGATGGATCAAAGCAAGAGCCAAAGACTTTTTACTTTCCGGTCTTTGGCCAACCAAGAG CTGCGGACTTCACCTTCAAACTTGACAGCATAGTGGAGGATGTCCGGGAGACGAGGAGCAAGAGGAAGGCCAGTACTGAGGAAGGGCCTTCTGAGAAGAAGCTGAGGGGTAATATTGAGACCAAAACCAGTTCCCCTTTCATGACTGTGTATGAGGATGCCAGTGTGAGGGGGAACAAGCGGCGGGCTGATGAGACTGAGGAGGAGCACCCCAACAAAAAGCTCAGAGCTGGCAATGACACCAGCATCACTGAGTCCAGTAGTGGGGTGTCCAAGAGTGTCAGAGTAAAGAGGCGCAGAAGATGGGCCCGCTCTGACACAAACAGGTCCTCAAAAACATCGTCTAGCCGGAGCCTGAAGATTTGTACATCAtgctcatcttcctcctcagaAAAGGAGGAAGGGTATGACTTGTCCTTCGCAGTCAAAACCAACAAAG ctgaATTTGAAGGCACATACTACGAGCTTTCCCAACTTGGCAGAGGAGGTTTTGGATCTGTGTATGAAGGCTACAGGATAAAGGACATGACACCAGTGGCTATTAAACACATTCCGATGGAGCTGGTCGAATACAAGGAGGTG CTCCAAGACGGAAAGGTGTTTAAAGTCATCGATGAAGTCGCCCTCATGGTAAAAGCAGCAGGTGGGGCTGAATCAGCTGGGACATCTGCAGCTATCTCCCTGCTGGACTGCTTTGCTCTAGAGGAGGAACTTATCCTTGTTATGGAGAGACCAACACCTTCCATGGATCTCCGACGGTACTGCAGTGCAAAAGGAGGCTACTTGCAGGAAGACGAGGCTAAG ATTATCATGAAGCAGATGGTGGATGCAGCACTCGATATGCATGAAAATGGAGTGTTTCACAGGGACATCAAGTTGGTAAATGTCCTTGTTGAAACTGGATCCGCTGTCCCACGTGTCCGAGTGATCGATTTTGGCTGCGGTTGTCTTGTGACAGATGGATATTATCATCGCTATTCTG GTACCTTCACGAAAGCTCCTCCAGAGTGGTTTCTGGAAAAACAATACCAGGCGGAACCCACAACGGTGTGGCAGCTGGGAGCACTGCTGTATGACCTGCTCGACCATCAGGACActttcaaaacatcagtttatctTCGGAGCGGGATTGACATCTGTCCTAATCTGACGACAA ACTGCAAAGACTTCCTGAAGAAGTGTCTTACCGAAGACCCCGACTGGCGAGCCACCTTGCTTCAGCTAAAATACCATCCCTGGCTTTGTGACGGGCGACCACGTTAG